Proteins from a genomic interval of Kitasatospora herbaricolor:
- a CDS encoding ribokinase gives MDAAKTGPELVVVGSANADLVLRVERLPGPGETVPGSPVRTHAGGKGANQAAAAARLGARVALLARVGADAHGDLLLAAQRAAGVDTGPVLTGGAPTGLALITVGPDGENTIVVSAGANALLSAADVRAAAGLLRAAPVVSLQLEIPLESVVEVVRTVGPGTRMVLNASPPVPLPAEVLTACDPLVVNEHEARLLLGGRGSGGRSEGDGDGERDGAGDGKGAGAGTPEAWAAALLARGARSVVVTLGRAGALVADAGGTSRLPSPVVEAVDTTGAGDAFTGALAWRLGAGDNLAAAAGLAVRVGAATVTRQGAQSSFPTPEELPER, from the coding sequence ATGGACGCCGCGAAGACGGGCCCCGAACTGGTCGTGGTCGGCTCGGCCAACGCCGACCTGGTCCTGCGGGTGGAGCGGCTGCCCGGGCCGGGTGAGACCGTGCCCGGGTCACCGGTGCGGACCCACGCCGGCGGCAAGGGGGCCAACCAGGCGGCGGCCGCCGCCCGGCTCGGCGCCCGGGTCGCCCTGCTGGCCCGGGTGGGCGCGGACGCGCACGGCGACCTGCTGCTGGCGGCGCAGCGCGCCGCCGGTGTCGACACCGGCCCGGTGCTGACCGGCGGCGCGCCGACCGGGCTGGCGCTGATCACGGTCGGGCCGGACGGCGAGAACACCATCGTGGTCTCGGCCGGCGCCAACGCCCTGCTGTCGGCGGCCGACGTGCGGGCCGCCGCCGGCCTGCTGCGGGCGGCGCCCGTGGTCTCCCTCCAGCTGGAGATCCCGCTGGAGAGCGTGGTCGAGGTGGTCCGCACGGTCGGCCCCGGTACCCGGATGGTGCTCAACGCCTCCCCGCCCGTGCCGCTGCCGGCCGAGGTCCTGACGGCCTGTGACCCCCTGGTGGTCAACGAGCACGAGGCCCGGCTGCTGCTCGGCGGCCGCGGGAGCGGCGGCCGGAGCGAGGGGGACGGTGACGGGGAACGCGACGGGGCGGGCGACGGGAAGGGCGCCGGTGCCGGAACGCCGGAGGCCTGGGCGGCTGCCCTGCTCGCGCGGGGCGCGCGGTCGGTGGTGGTGACCCTGGGCCGGGCCGGCGCCCTGGTGGCGGACGCCGGCGGAACGTCCCGGCTGCCGAGCCCGGTGGTCGAGGCGGTCGACACCACGGGCGCCGGCGACGCCTTCACCGGCGCTCTGGCCTGGCGACTGGGAGCGGGCGACAACCTGGCCGCCGCCGCGGGCCTCGCCGTCCGGGTGGGCGCCGCCACGGTGACCCGGCAGGGGGCGCAGAGTTCCTTCCCCACGCCGGAGGAACTGCCGGAGCGCTGA
- a CDS encoding GNAT family N-acetyltransferase, with translation MTLSTATATTAAPAWAVAPAAVTSPEAVALLRDYLIDVSDRYYLRHQGRVSTSEEIEEGLAAFPSDDLAPPTGLFLLGRLGGRPQACAGLRVLDPGTVELTRVFVRSEARGSGGGARLLAAVDEAARALGARRIVLDTRLDLVEARALYTRHGYAEIPAYSNGPYAEVWYGKDLTAAVPAGA, from the coding sequence ATGACCCTCAGTACCGCCACCGCCACCACCGCCGCACCGGCCTGGGCCGTCGCCCCGGCCGCCGTCACCTCGCCGGAGGCGGTCGCGCTGCTCCGCGACTACCTGATCGACGTCAGCGACCGGTACTACCTCCGCCACCAGGGTCGGGTCTCCACCTCCGAGGAGATCGAGGAGGGGCTGGCCGCCTTCCCGAGCGACGACCTGGCGCCACCCACCGGGCTGTTCCTGCTCGGCAGGCTCGGCGGCCGGCCGCAGGCGTGCGCCGGGCTGCGGGTGCTGGACCCCGGCACGGTCGAGCTGACCCGGGTGTTCGTCCGTTCCGAGGCCCGCGGCTCCGGCGGCGGCGCCCGGCTGCTGGCCGCCGTGGACGAGGCGGCCCGGGCGCTCGGTGCCCGCCGGATCGTGCTGGACACCAGGCTCGACCTGGTCGAGGCCCGCGCGCTCTACACCCGGCACGGCTACGCCGAGATCCCGGCCTACAGCAACGGCCCCTACGCGGAGGTCTGGTACGGCAAGGACCTCACCGCCGCCGTACCGGCCGGCGCCTGA
- a CDS encoding thioesterase II family protein produces the protein MSTTGGTEDGDRWIRRFHPSPASRVKLVCLAHAGGSANFYLPLSALLAPEVEVLAIQYPGRQDRWHEPVVADIGTLADRITAALRPWTGEPLALFGHSMGAVLGFEIARRLEAGPGRPPLALFASGRRAPSRTRDERVHLLDDDDLVAEIEALQGTAPGALADPELRALVLPGVRADYRAIETYRCPPGATVATPVTVLIGDRDPRVDVAEAEAWFEHTTAATGLRVFPGGGHFYLADAWEEIAGRIRQDLALRPAAAPGRPG, from the coding sequence ATGAGCACCACGGGCGGAACCGAGGACGGCGATCGGTGGATCAGGCGCTTCCACCCCTCGCCGGCGAGCCGGGTGAAACTGGTCTGCCTCGCGCACGCGGGCGGCTCGGCCAACTTCTACCTGCCATTGTCGGCGCTGCTCGCTCCCGAGGTCGAGGTGCTCGCGATCCAGTACCCGGGACGGCAGGACCGTTGGCACGAACCGGTGGTGGCCGACATCGGGACGCTGGCCGACCGGATCACCGCCGCGCTGCGCCCCTGGACGGGCGAACCACTGGCACTGTTCGGACACAGCATGGGCGCGGTGCTGGGCTTCGAGATCGCCAGGCGGCTGGAGGCCGGCCCGGGCCGGCCTCCGCTCGCCCTCTTCGCCTCCGGCCGCCGGGCCCCGTCCCGGACCAGGGACGAGCGGGTCCACCTGCTGGACGACGACGACCTGGTGGCGGAGATCGAGGCCCTGCAGGGCACCGCCCCCGGCGCGCTCGCCGACCCGGAGCTGCGCGCGCTCGTCCTGCCGGGCGTCCGGGCCGACTACCGGGCGATCGAGACCTACCGCTGCCCGCCGGGCGCCACCGTGGCCACCCCGGTCACGGTCCTGATCGGGGACCGCGACCCGCGGGTCGACGTCGCCGAGGCCGAGGCCTGGTTCGAGCACACCACGGCCGCCACCGGCCTGCGGGTCTTCCCCGGCGGCGGGCACTTCTACCTGGCCGATGCCTGGGAGGAGATCGCCGGGCGGATCCGGCAGGACCTGGCGCTGCGCCCGGCCGCCGCCCCGGGGCGCCCGGGCTGA
- a CDS encoding VOC family protein: MTDLTPAPQVWPSLRANDARALIRFLVEAFGFEETAVYGEGDRVDHAQLCWPEGGGVMLGSARPTDEADKWPLRPGHFGAYVVTSDPDAVHARAVAAGAEVVDGLHETDYGSRDFAVRDPEGNHWSFGTYRGEPRKSPPPAAG; the protein is encoded by the coding sequence ATGACCGACCTGACGCCCGCACCGCAGGTGTGGCCCTCACTGCGGGCGAACGACGCCCGCGCCCTGATCCGCTTCCTGGTCGAGGCCTTCGGCTTCGAGGAGACGGCCGTGTACGGCGAGGGCGACCGCGTCGACCACGCCCAGCTCTGCTGGCCGGAGGGCGGCGGCGTGATGCTCGGCTCCGCCCGGCCGACCGACGAGGCCGACAAGTGGCCGCTGCGGCCCGGCCACTTCGGCGCGTACGTGGTGACCTCCGACCCCGACGCGGTGCACGCCCGCGCCGTGGCGGCCGGCGCCGAGGTGGTCGACGGGCTGCACGAGACCGACTACGGCTCCCGGGACTTCGCGGTCCGCGACCCGGAGGGCAACCACTGGTCCTTCGGCACCTACCGCGGCGAGCCGCGCAAGTCGCCGCCGCCGGCGGCGGGCTGA
- a CDS encoding MmcQ/YjbR family DNA-binding protein, translating to MAGAAPGPPAALERLRALCLALPGCEERVSHGEPSWFAGGRRMFATFADHHHDDRTACWTAAPAGVQEHLVAADPERFFRPPYVGGRGWVGVYLDRPVDWPHLADLLLEAYRLTAQARQRAALDEDD from the coding sequence GTGGCCGGGGCCGCGCCCGGACCGCCGGCCGCGCTGGAGCGGCTGCGCGCGCTGTGCCTGGCGCTTCCCGGGTGCGAGGAGCGGGTGAGCCACGGCGAGCCCAGCTGGTTCGCCGGCGGCCGGCGGATGTTCGCCACCTTCGCCGACCACCACCACGACGACCGCACCGCCTGCTGGACGGCCGCGCCGGCCGGCGTCCAGGAGCACCTGGTGGCCGCCGATCCCGAACGGTTCTTCCGCCCGCCGTACGTCGGCGGGCGGGGCTGGGTGGGGGTGTACCTGGACCGGCCGGTGGACTGGCCGCACCTGGCCGACCTGCTGCTGGAGGCCTACCGGCTCACCGCCCAGGCCCGGCAGCGGGCCGCCCTGGACGAGGACGACTGA
- a CDS encoding LppU/SCO3897 family protein: MSTPPTQAFPGAEQHHTAPVGGGAPWAAPGPFCRFCGSVPAVEATIRGHQGLLVIMKFLKLKGPFCRPCGVAVHRRMTADSLWQGWWGIASAVINPVTMLVNLPQRAKINKLGAPVPGAPGQPADPGKPLYRRPAILGLLIPVIAVGLIAFQAGRDPSYAEVGDCVHNKNVMTAGVSDTHPDVVVLSCSDPDADARIVGKVSDTANGDSACEAYADADGWYTQEEDSRKFTLCLHFLK; this comes from the coding sequence TTGTCCACTCCGCCCACCCAGGCCTTCCCCGGCGCCGAGCAGCACCACACCGCACCCGTGGGAGGCGGGGCGCCCTGGGCCGCCCCCGGCCCCTTCTGCCGTTTCTGCGGCTCGGTCCCCGCCGTGGAGGCCACCATCCGCGGCCACCAGGGGCTCCTGGTGATCATGAAGTTCCTCAAGCTCAAGGGCCCGTTCTGCCGCCCCTGCGGCGTGGCGGTGCACCGCAGGATGACCGCGGACAGCCTGTGGCAGGGCTGGTGGGGCATCGCCTCCGCGGTGATCAACCCGGTCACCATGCTGGTCAACCTGCCCCAGCGCGCGAAGATCAACAAGCTCGGCGCGCCCGTCCCGGGCGCTCCCGGACAGCCCGCGGACCCGGGCAAGCCGCTGTACCGGCGCCCGGCGATCCTCGGCCTGCTGATCCCCGTGATCGCGGTCGGCCTGATCGCCTTCCAGGCCGGACGGGACCCGTCCTACGCCGAGGTCGGCGACTGCGTGCACAACAAGAACGTGATGACCGCGGGCGTCAGCGACACCCACCCCGACGTGGTGGTGCTCTCCTGCTCGGACCCGGACGCGGACGCCCGGATCGTCGGCAAGGTGTCCGACACGGCGAACGGGGACAGTGCCTGCGAGGCGTACGCCGACGCCGACGGCTGGTACACCCAGGAGGAGGACTCGCGGAAGTTCACCCTCTGCCTGCACTTCCTGAAGTAG
- a CDS encoding bifunctional phosphatase PAP2/diacylglycerol kinase family protein produces the protein MATLDTMDRALFERVARARLTGLHPWLPRLSRAADHGVLWQASAAALATLGGRTGRRAALRGIGSLALASVAANVAAKHLTRRPRPVLEHVPLARQLVRQPFTTSFPSGHSASAAAFAVGVALESPLLGAVVAPVAGAVALSRVYVGAHYPGDVLAGVALGAGAAALTLRWWPRHVAATVPAAPPRVAVPALPGGTGLCVVVNTGSGGGNGNGDGPDPTATELSSLLPGADVRLFGPDDDLAKLLESAADDAAGRGGALGVCGGDGTVNLAASVAAARGLPLAVFPGGTLNHFAVDLGINSLRATAEAVEGGHACAVDLGLAADDDRQRVFVNTFSLGVYPELVRLREKLEDRIGKWPALAVSVLRVLATAEPVEVEVSGVPRRLWLLFAGNGSYDPPGFAPTRRAGLADGLLDVRTVDGSSPFARTRLAGAFLSGTMGRSRVYRAARLSALEVTSLGSARRISVDGESVPAHGHLHLSKARAGLTVYRPAEPDPA, from the coding sequence ATGGCGACCCTGGACACGATGGACCGAGCACTGTTCGAGCGGGTGGCGCGGGCCCGGCTCACCGGGCTGCACCCCTGGCTGCCCCGGCTGAGCCGGGCCGCCGACCACGGTGTGCTCTGGCAGGCCTCGGCGGCGGCGCTCGCCACCCTGGGCGGCCGGACCGGACGGCGGGCCGCGCTGCGCGGGATCGGATCGCTGGCGCTTGCGTCGGTCGCGGCCAACGTCGCGGCCAAGCACCTGACCAGGCGTCCGCGGCCGGTGCTGGAGCACGTGCCGCTGGCGCGCCAGCTCGTCCGGCAGCCGTTCACCACCTCCTTCCCGTCCGGCCATTCCGCCTCGGCGGCGGCCTTCGCGGTCGGGGTCGCGCTGGAATCCCCGCTGCTGGGGGCGGTGGTGGCGCCGGTGGCGGGCGCGGTGGCGCTCTCCCGGGTGTACGTCGGCGCGCACTACCCCGGGGACGTGCTGGCCGGGGTGGCGCTCGGCGCCGGCGCGGCCGCGCTCACCCTGCGCTGGTGGCCCCGGCACGTGGCCGCGACCGTCCCGGCGGCGCCACCGCGGGTGGCCGTTCCGGCGCTGCCCGGCGGCACGGGGCTCTGCGTGGTCGTCAACACCGGGTCGGGCGGCGGCAACGGCAACGGCGACGGGCCCGACCCGACGGCCACCGAGCTGAGCTCGCTGCTGCCCGGGGCGGACGTCCGGCTGTTCGGCCCCGACGACGACCTGGCGAAGCTGCTGGAGTCGGCCGCCGACGACGCGGCGGGCCGGGGCGGCGCGCTCGGCGTGTGCGGCGGCGACGGGACGGTCAACCTGGCCGCCTCGGTCGCCGCCGCCCGCGGCCTGCCGCTCGCGGTCTTCCCCGGCGGCACGCTGAACCACTTCGCGGTGGACCTGGGCATCAACTCGCTGCGCGCCACCGCCGAGGCGGTGGAGGGCGGCCACGCCTGCGCGGTCGACCTCGGGCTGGCCGCCGACGACGACCGGCAACGCGTCTTCGTGAACACCTTCAGCCTGGGCGTCTACCCCGAACTCGTCCGCCTGCGGGAGAAGCTGGAGGACCGGATCGGCAAGTGGCCGGCCCTGGCGGTCTCGGTGCTCCGGGTGCTCGCGACGGCCGAACCGGTCGAGGTCGAGGTGTCGGGTGTCCCGCGCCGGCTCTGGCTGCTGTTCGCGGGCAACGGCTCCTACGACCCGCCGGGCTTCGCCCCCACCCGCCGCGCCGGCCTGGCCGACGGACTGCTGGACGTCCGGACGGTGGACGGGAGCAGCCCGTTCGCCCGGACCAGGCTCGCCGGCGCCTTCCTGTCCGGGACGATGGGGCGCTCCCGGGTCTACCGGGCGGCCCGGCTCTCCGCTCTGGAGGTGACCTCGCTCGGGTCGGCGCGGCGGATCTCGGTGGACGGCGAGTCGGTGCCGGCCCACGGGCACCTGCACCTGTCCAAGGCCCGGGCCGGGCTGACGGTGTACCGGCCGGCGGAGCCGGACCCGGCCTGA
- a CDS encoding SpoIIE family protein phosphatase yields MRGEHMRGSDGYQSPFATESTAGILVDAADGTVLGWSAEAERMLGLAAPEVCGRPVRELLSDPEQWPGVLAQRDDGPSWVGRVLLRHGTDGELEVDFRAMPLDDGAGPARDGGRSAEGARLLVLGAPTALVSKWRQDHAFTQELFLQDRIGLAVFDENLRLLRTNSHLLPYTGVPQDLTGFRMEDLLQPEDAHSINTHLREVLDTGVPRFGMETRVRTLDDFGDGRVMMFTAFRLQEPQGPPLGVTIAFTDMTDFDRARRRLEVLHASTVALGGSLSVTRITEDLVGVLVPALADAAAIDVTTAVLTGDEPAAEHERPASLRRTATAGTDPGPGSRPPISAPMRARGGYLGTVTVWRGPDRPPFDEENQSLLQEIASRAALAADNARRYTREHRAAVSLQRSLLPPAASDTVAAQTDSIYLPTDAAGGVGGDWFDVIPLSSARVALVVGDVVGHGLQATATMGRLRTAVRALADLDVDPEELLSHLDDLVSQLTVEALGDPDEEDTPHREELGAPDAVGATCLYAVYDPVSSTCVLASAGHPPPAVVRPDGSFEYVELNPGPPLGVGGLPFEPVEFEVERGSVLALFTDGLVECGDGDLDEGMADLRERLLKADVLRRPLKDVGRDVTAGLTPGRLPDDVTLLLARTRTVEPADTATWQLAADPQEVSRARQLVAGQLAVWGLDELVFPTELVVSELVTNAVRYAGGPVGLRLIRAGALICEVSDPSSTQPRMRRALATEEGGRGLFLVAQVSSRWGSRYTRSGKTIWSEQPFPELPPEDAAA; encoded by the coding sequence GGGGTGAACATATGCGCGGCTCGGACGGCTACCAGTCGCCTTTCGCCACCGAAAGCACCGCCGGGATCCTGGTCGACGCGGCGGACGGAACGGTGCTGGGCTGGTCCGCGGAGGCCGAGCGGATGCTCGGGCTCGCCGCTCCCGAGGTCTGCGGCCGGCCCGTCCGCGAGCTGCTGTCCGACCCGGAGCAGTGGCCCGGCGTGCTCGCGCAGCGCGACGACGGTCCGTCCTGGGTCGGGCGGGTGCTGCTGCGGCACGGCACGGACGGCGAACTGGAGGTCGACTTCCGGGCGATGCCGCTGGACGACGGCGCCGGCCCGGCCCGGGACGGCGGGCGGTCCGCCGAGGGCGCCCGCCTGCTGGTCCTCGGCGCGCCGACCGCGCTGGTCTCCAAATGGCGCCAGGACCACGCCTTCACCCAGGAGCTCTTCCTGCAGGACCGGATCGGCCTGGCCGTCTTCGACGAGAACCTGCGCCTGCTGCGCACCAACTCCCACCTGCTGCCCTACACCGGTGTGCCGCAGGACCTGACCGGGTTCCGGATGGAGGACCTCCTCCAGCCCGAGGACGCCCACTCGATCAACACCCACCTGCGGGAGGTGCTGGACACCGGGGTGCCGCGCTTCGGTATGGAGACCCGGGTGCGGACCCTCGACGACTTCGGCGACGGGCGGGTGATGATGTTCACCGCCTTCCGCCTCCAGGAGCCCCAGGGACCGCCGCTCGGCGTCACGATCGCCTTCACCGACATGACCGACTTCGACCGGGCCCGGCGCCGCCTGGAGGTGCTGCACGCCTCGACGGTCGCCCTCGGCGGCTCGCTCTCCGTCACCCGGATCACCGAGGACCTGGTCGGCGTCCTGGTGCCGGCCCTGGCCGACGCCGCCGCGATCGACGTCACCACGGCCGTGCTCACCGGTGACGAACCGGCCGCCGAGCACGAGCGGCCCGCCTCGCTGCGCCGCACCGCCACCGCCGGGACCGACCCCGGCCCGGGCAGCCGGCCGCCGATCAGCGCCCCGATGCGGGCCCGGGGCGGCTACCTCGGCACGGTCACCGTCTGGCGCGGGCCGGACCGCCCCCCGTTCGACGAGGAGAACCAGTCGCTGCTGCAGGAGATCGCCAGCCGCGCGGCCCTGGCCGCCGACAACGCCCGCCGGTACACCCGCGAGCACCGGGCCGCCGTCAGCCTGCAGCGCAGCCTCCTCCCGCCGGCCGCGAGCGACACCGTGGCCGCCCAGACCGACAGCATCTACCTGCCCACCGACGCCGCCGGCGGGGTCGGCGGCGACTGGTTCGACGTCATCCCGCTGTCCTCCGCCCGGGTCGCGCTGGTGGTCGGCGACGTGGTCGGCCACGGCCTCCAGGCCACCGCCACGATGGGACGCCTGCGCACCGCCGTCCGGGCGCTGGCCGATCTCGACGTCGACCCGGAGGAGCTGCTGAGCCACCTCGACGACCTGGTCTCCCAGCTGACCGTCGAGGCGCTCGGCGACCCGGACGAGGAGGACACCCCGCACCGTGAGGAGCTCGGCGCCCCCGACGCGGTCGGCGCGACCTGCCTGTACGCCGTCTACGACCCCGTCTCCAGCACCTGCGTGCTGGCCAGCGCCGGTCATCCGCCGCCCGCCGTGGTCCGCCCGGACGGCAGCTTCGAGTACGTCGAGCTGAACCCCGGCCCGCCGCTGGGGGTCGGCGGCCTGCCCTTCGAGCCGGTGGAGTTCGAGGTGGAGCGCGGCAGCGTGCTGGCGCTCTTCACCGACGGCCTGGTCGAGTGCGGTGACGGCGACCTGGACGAGGGCATGGCCGACCTGCGGGAGCGCCTGCTCAAGGCCGACGTGCTGCGCCGCCCGCTCAAGGACGTCGGCCGGGACGTGACGGCCGGGCTGACGCCGGGCCGGCTGCCGGACGACGTCACCCTGCTGCTGGCCCGGACCCGCACGGTGGAGCCGGCCGACACCGCGACCTGGCAGCTGGCGGCCGACCCGCAGGAGGTCTCCCGGGCCCGGCAGCTGGTCGCGGGGCAGCTCGCGGTCTGGGGCCTGGACGAGCTGGTGTTCCCGACCGAGCTGGTGGTCAGCGAACTGGTGACCAACGCCGTCCGCTACGCGGGCGGTCCGGTCGGCCTGCGGCTGATCCGGGCGGGCGCGTTGATCTGCGAGGTGTCCGACCCGAGCAGCACCCAGCCCCGGATGCGCCGGGCGCTCGCCACCGAGGAGGGCGGCCGCGGCTTGTTCCTGGTCGCCCAGGTGTCCAGCCGCTGGGGCAGCCGCTACACCCGGTCGGGCAAGACCATCTGGTCGGAGCAGCCCTTCCCCGAGCTCCCGCCGGAGGACGCGGCGGCCTGA